One Myxococcota bacterium genomic window, ACCAGGGCGGAGAGCACGCGAATGGCGTCTTCGCGCTGCAGCCGCGTGGCGGCGAGCGCAGCCCCGGCGACCTGCGCGCGCAGCCGCCGTTTGCCGATCAACAGGTCCGCGATCAATCCCTGGTCCGAGAGACTTCCCGACCACTGCGTGTCGGAGCAGCCGGGCTCGGGGCACGAGTGCGGGTCGTAGTGGAACGTGTGGCCGCCGCCGCCGCTGACCAAAGGGTTGGGGAAAGCCGACGCCGCCACGGCGTCACCTTCGGCAGCGTGCACGGCTGCCTCGGCGGTCAGCACGTCGAAGCCCTTCTCGCGCATGCGCGTCAGTGCGGCTTCCAGCGACAAGGGTGGCCCCTGCGCGGGCTCGTCCGCGCGCGCGGTCACGGATAGCAACCACGCGACCCCGATCGCGAGCGCAAAGAATCGCAGAATGTCCTCCGGGAAAAGGCCGCGCGTAGGACGGGGCCAGCCGGAAGCTAATTCAGGCGCGCGCGAAGCACCGGTCGGGATGAGTGATAACTATCTCATCCTGCGAGCAACTCGACGTCCACGCCGACGTCGACCGTGTGACCGCCTCCGCCCAGGATCACGCCCTTGATCGGCGACACGTCGCCGTAGTCGCGGCCCCAGGCCAGGGTGAGGTGCTGGTCGGAGACCACCAGATCGTTGGTCGGGTCCACGTCGATCCAGCCGGCAGCGCCGCAGTACACCGAGACCCAGGCGTGACTCGCGTCGGCGCCGACCAGCCGCTCGCGGCCCTGGGCCGGCTGCGTGTGCAGGTAGCCACTCACGTAGCGGGCGGCCAGACCGAGCGCGCGCAGACACGCGATCTCCACGTGCGCGAAGTCCTGACACACGCCTTCGCACGTCTCGAGCACGTCGCGCACCGGCGTGGTGACCGAGGTCGCGCCCGGCCGGTAGGCGAAGTCGGTGTGGATGCGGTGGTTGAGCTCCGCCACGCAGTCGAGCAAGGCGCGCCCGCTGGGGAAGAACGGCGCCGCGTAGCGCGCGAACTCCGGCGCGATCGGCACCAGCGGCGAGGCGAAGCAGGCCTCGAAGGCGGCCAGGCCGTCGGCCGAACGGTCGGCTCGCAGCGCGTCGCGCAGCTCCTGCCAGGGCGGTGTCTGGGGCCGCTCCGCACTCGGGGCCTCGAGCTCGAGCTCGCTCTGTGCCACCAGCACCATGCTGTGGTGCGGCTCCTCGACCGTGAAGAAATGAGTCGGATTCCCGAAGTAGTCGCGCTCGGCGATCGTGACGCGCGGCATCGGCTCGATGCGCAGCGCCGTGCCCAGCCGGCGCTGGCGCTCGGTCTCGCGCGGCTCGAGCCGCAGCTCGTTGTGACAGATCGAGACCAGCTCCTCGTACTCGTAGGTCGTCTCGTGCGTGACCCGATAGCGCATCAGAAGTGCTCGATGCGCCGCGCTTCGCCGGCGTGCGACAGGTAGCTGCGCGTCAGCGCGTCGCACAGCGCGGGCAGGTCGCCCAGCGTGCGAGTCAAGAGCTCGGAGAGCCGCAGGCGCTTGCCCGCGTCGACCCGGCACAGCTCGGCCACGTCGGCCAGCCGCACCCGCGCCAGCGCCGCCAGCGCAAGTCTCTCGTCGACCGTGCGCTCGGCGCCCGCGTCGCCGCGCACGTGAGCCAGATGCTGCTCGAGCGCGGCCAGCTGGAACACGAGCGAGCGCGGGTTGGTCTCGTCGCTGAGCAACAGGTCGAGCGCCGGCACGGCTTGCAGCTCGCCCCGGTAGCGGCGGCGGTAGGTGATGGCGCTGTCCGCGACCTCGAGCAGCGCTTCGAGCCGCGCGGGCTCGTCGTCGCTCGCCTCGACCAGACACGCGTCGAGCAGGGTCGCGCTGCCGGTGGCGCGCTCCAGGCGCCGGCCCATGTCGGCGAAGCGCCAGCCGAGCGTGCGCGTCATGCTCTCCATGGTGAGCCCGCTCCAGGCCGAGAGCCGCAGGATCATGCGGTTCAGCGCGTCGCGCGCGGCCGAGAGACTCCACGAGGCGGCCGAGGGGCCGCTCGCCTCGCCCTGCAGCTCCGAGAGCACGCGCCAGGTGTCGAGCGAGATCTGGTCGCGCAGCGCGAACGCCAGCTGGTGGATCGCGCCCAGCGTGACCCGGATCGAGCGCGGCGAGTCACTGGCGAAGAGCGCGGACAGGAGCTCCCGGCCTTCGCGCGCGGCGCCTTCCTCGAGCGCGCCGGCGCGCGTCAGCGCGTCGAGCAGCGCCGGCAGTGCGGAGTCGGTCTCCGGGCTGTCGCCCGAGATGCGCGCGATGGCTGCGCGCGCCAGCCGCGCCGCACCCTCCACCCGCTCCACGTAGCGGCCCAGCCAGAACAGGTTGTCGGCCACGCGCGAGGGCAGCTCTGCGCCGCCGCGCGTCAGCTCGACCGGCGCGCCGGGCGGGCGCAGCAGCGTGAGCGCGCTGGGCACGCGCTCGCAGGAGATCCAGGTGTCCTTGCTGCCGCCGCCGCGCTGCATCGAGACCACCAGCGAGTCGGGTGCGGCGGCCACCCGCGTGAGTCCGCCCGGCATCACCTCCCAGTCACGGCCGCCGGGTGCGGCTGCGGCGTAGGCGCGCAGCACGAGATGGCGGGCTCGCACGCCTTCGCCGCTGAAGACCGGCGCGGTCGACAGCGCGACCTGCTCCTGGGCCACGAAGGCGTGCGGGCGCGCGCGCATCGCGGCCACGAGTGACTCGCGCTCGGGCTTGGAGAGCCGCGCGCCGAACACCGGCTCGAGCCCGACGCCGGGAAAGACCGGCTTCACGACCAGCTCTTCGAGGTGGCCGGTCACGTAGGTCAGAGCCTCGGCCTGGCCGCACCACCAGGTGGCGACCGAGGGCAGCGCGAGCTCCTCGCCGAACAGCGCGCGGCACAAGCCGGGCAGGAACGCGAGCAGCGCGGGGCACTCCGCCAGCCCGCTGCCGAGCCCGTTGGCGACCGCGACGTTGCCCGCGCGCACGGCGTGCACGAGCCCCGCCACGCCCAGCGACGAGTCACTGCGCAGCGACAGCGGATCGCAGAAGCCGTCGTCGACGCGGCGCAGGATCACGTCGACCGGCTCGAGCCCGCCGAGCGTCTTCAGGTAGACCGCACGGTCGCGCACGGTGAGATCGCCGCCCTCGACCAGGGTGAAGCCGAGGTAGCGCGCGAGATAGGCGTGCTCGAAGTAGGTCTCGTTGTACGGCCCCGGGGTCAGCAGAGCCACGCGCGGATTGTCGCGGCGCCGCGGCGCGAGCGCGCGCAGCCCGTCGCGCAGGCGCTGGAAGAAGCCCGCGAGTCTCTCGACGCGGCTCTCGCGGAACGCCTCGGGCAGCGCGCGCGACAGCACCAGCCGGTTCTCGAGCGCGTAGCCGGCGCCCGACGGCGCCTGCGTGCGGTCGCCCAGCACCCACCACTGTCCGTTCGGCGCGCGCGCGAGGTCCGCGGCGTAGAGCTGCAGGCTCGACTGGCTCGCCTCCGCCCCGTGGCAGGGCCGGAGATAGCCCGGGTGCTCGAACACCAGCTCGGCGGGCAGCAGCCCGTCGCGCAGCAGGCGCTGCGCTCCGTAGATGTCGGCCAGGATCGCGTCGAGCAGGCGCGCGCGCTGCGCCAGCGCGGCGCGCAGCCGCGTCCACTCGGCCTGCGCGATCACCAGCGGGTAGGGATCGAGCTCCCAGGGCCGCTCCAGGCCGCGCGGATCGCCGTACACGTTGTACGTGACTCCGTTCTCGTGGATCAGCCGCCGGGCCGCGTCCCAGCGGCGTCCGAGCTCGGTCGGGCCGAGTGACTCGAGCGAGCGCGTGAGCGGCAGCCAGTGCGCGTGCGGTCGGCCGTCGGCGCCCAGCATCTCGTCGCGATGGCCCGGAAGTCTCTCGTATTCCGGCCGCGCTCCCCCCCAATCGCTCATGGGACCGACCTCAGCCCCAGCGCAGGTCGAGCGTGAGCGGGAAGTCGCGGTTGGGCACCACAGGCGCGAGCCGCACGCGGCCCGGCGTGTGACCCAGCGGCGAGAAGCGCGCGCTGCGCCGCGCCTCGGCCTCGGCCGCGTTCACGGGAAAGCGGTCGTAGGCGCGCCCGCCTGGGTGCGCGACGTAGTAGGTGCAGCCGCCGAGCGAGCGCTCGAGCCAGGTGTCGACGACCTCGAACGTGAGCGGCGCATGCACCGGGATCGTCGGGTGCAGACAAGTAGGTGGTTGCCAGGCGCGGAAGCGCACGCCGGCGACCGACTCGCCGCGCGCGCCGGTCGGATGCAGCGGCAGCGTGCGGCCGTTGCACGCGACCTGGTAGCGTTCGCCGATGCCTCCGCGCACCTTCACCTGGAGTCTCTCGAGCGACGAGT contains:
- a CDS encoding transglutaminase family protein, producing MRYRVTHETTYEYEELVSICHNELRLEPRETERQRRLGTALRIEPMPRVTIAERDYFGNPTHFFTVEEPHHSMVLVAQSELELEAPSAERPQTPPWQELRDALRADRSADGLAAFEACFASPLVPIAPEFARYAAPFFPSGRALLDCVAELNHRIHTDFAYRPGATSVTTPVRDVLETCEGVCQDFAHVEIACLRALGLAARYVSGYLHTQPAQGRERLVGADASHAWVSVYCGAAGWIDVDPTNDLVVSDQHLTLAWGRDYGDVSPIKGVILGGGGHTVDVGVDVELLAG
- a CDS encoding circularly permuted type 2 ATP-grasp protein; this translates as MSDWGGARPEYERLPGHRDEMLGADGRPHAHWLPLTRSLESLGPTELGRRWDAARRLIHENGVTYNVYGDPRGLERPWELDPYPLVIAQAEWTRLRAALAQRARLLDAILADIYGAQRLLRDGLLPAELVFEHPGYLRPCHGAEASQSSLQLYAADLARAPNGQWWVLGDRTQAPSGAGYALENRLVLSRALPEAFRESRVERLAGFFQRLRDGLRALAPRRRDNPRVALLTPGPYNETYFEHAYLARYLGFTLVEGGDLTVRDRAVYLKTLGGLEPVDVILRRVDDGFCDPLSLRSDSSLGVAGLVHAVRAGNVAVANGLGSGLAECPALLAFLPGLCRALFGEELALPSVATWWCGQAEALTYVTGHLEELVVKPVFPGVGLEPVFGARLSKPERESLVAAMRARPHAFVAQEQVALSTAPVFSGEGVRARHLVLRAYAAAAPGGRDWEVMPGGLTRVAAAPDSLVVSMQRGGGSKDTWISCERVPSALTLLRPPGAPVELTRGGAELPSRVADNLFWLGRYVERVEGAARLARAAIARISGDSPETDSALPALLDALTRAGALEEGAAREGRELLSALFASDSPRSIRVTLGAIHQLAFALRDQISLDTWRVLSELQGEASGPSAASWSLSAARDALNRMILRLSAWSGLTMESMTRTLGWRFADMGRRLERATGSATLLDACLVEASDDEPARLEALLEVADSAITYRRRYRGELQAVPALDLLLSDETNPRSLVFQLAALEQHLAHVRGDAGAERTVDERLALAALARVRLADVAELCRVDAGKRLRLSELLTRTLGDLPALCDALTRSYLSHAGEARRIEHF